The following proteins are co-located in the Nitrospirota bacterium genome:
- a CDS encoding HU family DNA-binding protein yields MTKAQIIERVAAEVPTLTKRQAEIVVNTIFNSIRNSLQKGDKTEIRGFGSFRLRARRMKEGRNPKTGATVSVPAKKVPFFKAGKELKELLNK; encoded by the coding sequence ATGACGAAGGCACAGATCATCGAACGGGTGGCGGCGGAAGTTCCCACGTTGACGAAACGGCAGGCCGAGATCGTGGTGAACACCATCTTCAACAGCATCCGCAATTCCCTGCAGAAGGGGGACAAGACCGAGATCCGGGGCTTCGGAAGCTTCCGCCTGCGCGCCCGCCGGATGAAGGAGGGCCGCAACCCCAAGACCGGCGCCACCGTCTCCGTGCCGGCCAAAAAGGTGCCTTTCTTCAAAGCCGGGAAAGAACTCAAGGAACTGCTGAACAAGTAA
- the aroA gene encoding 3-phosphoshikimate 1-carboxyvinyltransferase, which yields SLAEGESEIRGYCPGEDCLNTARSFRAMGVRIGEEPDRLRVSGKGLWGLAEPEQPLDCGNSGTGIRLLTGLLAGQDFFTILTGDESVRRRPMGRVVKPLREMGAVIAGRKGGSLAPLAVTGSRLRGIVYASPVASAQVKSSLLLAGLYAEGTTSITEPRRSRDHTERIFRFFGVPVKEEGTTVSIQGRPSVGWPGRTVLVPGDLSSAAFFLVGATIVPGSDVTITGVGVNPTRTGLLETLKEMGADIQVFNQREEAGEPVADLRVRSASLRGTRIGADRIPRTIDEFPILCVAAALAEGDTVVSGAEELRVKESDRIATMASELRKMGVAVTERPDGLVISGSGGRPFRGAACTSYGDHRVAMSLAVAALMAEGASQIADTACIETSFPGFEGKLLELLTKS from the coding sequence TCCCTGGCCGAGGGGGAGAGCGAGATCCGCGGCTACTGTCCGGGCGAGGACTGTCTGAACACGGCCCGCTCGTTCCGGGCGATGGGCGTGCGGATCGGGGAAGAGCCGGACCGGCTGCGCGTCTCCGGCAAGGGCCTCTGGGGGCTCGCGGAGCCGGAGCAGCCTCTGGATTGCGGCAACTCCGGCACCGGCATCCGCCTCCTGACCGGGCTCCTGGCCGGGCAGGATTTTTTCACGATCCTGACCGGCGACGAGTCCGTCCGGCGCCGTCCGATGGGCCGCGTCGTCAAGCCGCTCAGAGAGATGGGCGCCGTCATCGCCGGGCGCAAGGGCGGCTCGCTGGCGCCGCTCGCCGTCACCGGCAGCCGGCTCCGCGGGATCGTCTACGCCTCGCCCGTGGCCAGCGCCCAGGTGAAGTCCTCGCTGCTCCTGGCCGGCCTCTATGCGGAGGGGACCACCAGCATCACGGAGCCGCGTCGGTCCCGGGACCATACGGAGCGCATCTTCCGGTTCTTCGGCGTCCCCGTGAAGGAAGAGGGGACCACCGTGTCGATCCAGGGACGGCCCTCCGTCGGCTGGCCGGGCCGGACCGTGCTCGTGCCGGGGGACTTGTCGTCTGCGGCCTTTTTTCTCGTCGGGGCGACGATCGTGCCCGGCTCGGACGTGACGATCACGGGAGTCGGAGTGAATCCTACGAGGACCGGCCTTCTGGAGACCCTGAAAGAGATGGGGGCCGACATCCAGGTGTTCAACCAGCGGGAGGAGGCGGGCGAGCCGGTGGCGGACTTGCGCGTCCGCTCCGCGTCCCTGCGCGGAACGAGGATCGGGGCCGATCGCATCCCTCGGACGATCGACGAGTTTCCGATCCTGTGCGTGGCTGCGGCCCTGGCCGAGGGCGACACCGTCGTCTCCGGTGCGGAGGAGTTGCGCGTCAAGGAGAGCGACCGGATCGCGACGATGGCGTCGGAGCTGCGCAAGATGGGCGTGGCGGTGACCGAGCGACCGGACGGGTTGGTCATCAGCGGGTCCGGCGGCCGTCCCTTCCGCGGAGCGGCTTGCACGAGTTACGGCGATCACCGGGTGGCCATGTCCCTGGCTGTGGCCGCGCTGATGGCTGAGGGGGCTTCGCAGATCGCCGACACGGCTTGCATCGAGACCTCGTTTCCGGGGTTTGAAGGCAAGCTGTTGGAATTATTGACAAAGTCATGA
- a CDS encoding 30S ribosomal protein S1: MSVKQRIRIRSMDTASKQTSEQMDRGALAALYEETFRNFEEGTIIEGRVVAVSKDRVVVDIGYKSEGIIPADQFSGEELAALKVNDRLQVYIEEREDAEGNLILSKEKADKMKVWEDLEKAFKEERVVEGRIISRIKGGMMVDIGVKAFLPGSQIDLHPVRDLDSLVGKTFPLKIIKINHRRGNVVVSRRVLLEETRDRKRQSTLSTLKEGQLIQGTVKNITEYGAFIDLGGIDGLLHITDMSWGRVGHPSELFVIGDKVEVMVLKYDRETGRISLGLKQKTADPWTNVGARYPVGTRVRGKVVSLTDYGAFVELEPGVEGLVHVSEMSWTHEVRHPSKLVSVGDQVEAAVLNVDPNNRKISLGMKQTAPNPWDMIESKYPPGTRIEGKVKSLTDFGAFIGLDEGIDGLIHISDMSWTKHVKHPSELFKKGQKVSAVVLRIDKEKERLSLGYKQLSRDPWEEEIPQRYKVGAGADGKVSKITDFGVFVELEGAVEGLIHISEIGLEPHARMDEKFKVGDQVSAKIIKVDRDERKIALSLREHQLDSERRQVDEFHASQGSVDQTLGRAAKKSRKRGDGDQENG; this comes from the coding sequence TTGTCGGTAAAGCAAAGGATTAGGATCAGAAGCATGGATACGGCGTCGAAGCAGACAAGCGAGCAGATGGACCGGGGGGCCCTGGCCGCCCTCTACGAGGAAACCTTCCGCAATTTCGAGGAAGGCACGATCATCGAGGGCCGCGTCGTCGCGGTCAGCAAGGACCGGGTGGTCGTGGACATCGGCTACAAATCGGAGGGCATCATCCCGGCCGACCAGTTCTCCGGCGAGGAGCTGGCCGCCCTCAAGGTCAACGACCGGCTCCAGGTCTACATCGAGGAGCGCGAGGACGCCGAAGGCAACCTCATCCTGTCCAAGGAAAAAGCCGACAAGATGAAGGTCTGGGAGGATTTGGAGAAGGCCTTCAAGGAGGAGCGGGTCGTCGAGGGCCGCATCATCTCCCGCATCAAGGGCGGCATGATGGTGGACATCGGCGTCAAGGCGTTCCTGCCCGGTTCCCAGATCGACCTCCACCCCGTGCGCGACCTCGACTCGCTGGTCGGCAAGACCTTCCCGCTGAAGATCATCAAGATCAACCACCGCCGCGGCAACGTGGTCGTGTCGCGTCGGGTGCTGCTCGAGGAGACCCGCGACCGGAAGCGGCAGAGCACGCTCTCCACCCTCAAGGAGGGCCAGTTGATCCAGGGCACCGTGAAGAACATCACCGAGTACGGGGCCTTCATTGACCTGGGCGGGATCGACGGCCTCCTGCACATCACGGACATGTCCTGGGGACGGGTCGGCCATCCGTCCGAGCTGTTCGTGATCGGGGACAAGGTCGAGGTGATGGTGCTCAAATACGACCGGGAGACCGGCCGGATCTCCCTGGGGCTCAAACAGAAGACCGCGGATCCGTGGACGAACGTGGGGGCCCGCTATCCGGTCGGCACCCGGGTGCGCGGCAAGGTCGTGAGCCTGACGGACTACGGGGCCTTCGTGGAGCTGGAGCCCGGCGTCGAGGGGCTCGTGCACGTCTCCGAGATGTCCTGGACCCACGAGGTGCGGCACCCCTCCAAGCTGGTCTCCGTGGGCGACCAGGTCGAGGCGGCCGTGCTGAACGTGGACCCCAACAACCGTAAGATCTCGCTGGGCATGAAGCAGACCGCCCCGAATCCCTGGGACATGATCGAGTCCAAGTACCCGCCCGGCACCCGCATCGAGGGGAAGGTCAAGAGCCTCACCGACTTCGGCGCCTTCATCGGGCTCGACGAGGGGATCGACGGGTTGATCCACATCTCCGACATGTCCTGGACCAAGCACGTCAAGCACCCCTCCGAGCTCTTCAAGAAGGGGCAGAAGGTCTCGGCGGTCGTGCTGCGGATCGACAAGGAGAAGGAGCGGCTCTCGCTCGGCTACAAGCAGCTCTCGCGCGATCCGTGGGAAGAGGAGATCCCGCAGCGCTACAAGGTCGGGGCCGGCGCGGATGGGAAGGTCTCGAAGATCACCGACTTCGGCGTGTTCGTGGAGCTGGAAGGCGCGGTGGAGGGGTTGATCCACATCAGCGAGATCGGCCTGGAGCCGCACGCGCGCATGGACGAGAAGTTCAAGGTCGGCGACCAGGTGTCCGCCAAGATCATCAAGGTGGACCGGGACGAGCGCAAGATCGCGCTCAGCCTTCGCGAGCATCAGTTGGATTCCGAGCGGCGCCAGGTGGACGAGTTCCATGCCAGCCAGGGCTCGGTGGATCAGACCCTGGGTCGTGCGGCCAAGAAAAGCAGGAAGCGGGGCGACGGTGACCAGGAGAACGGCTGA
- a CDS encoding prephenate dehydrogenase/arogenate dehydrogenase family protein, whose protein sequence is MSLHFKKVAIVGVGLIGGSLGMVLKQRAMADTIVGIGRRIENLKAAVELGAIDRYVTEPRDGVRGADFVVLATPVDTYERHLKDWGGCLEPAAIVSDVGSVKGRLVELAENLIAGRARFVGAHPIAGKEKTGVAAGSAALFKGARCILTPTTRTDLRALETVRAVWEAAGSVVLTMEPYLHDRVLGAVSHLPHVAAFSLINALTEVQEGLGPGQDLLAFSGGGLRDTTRIAASSPEMWRDICLWNRENLVEFIEVYERHLGRLKQLIKAGDGPGIEQE, encoded by the coding sequence ATGAGCCTGCATTTCAAGAAGGTGGCCATCGTCGGGGTCGGGCTGATCGGCGGCTCGCTCGGGATGGTGTTGAAGCAGCGGGCGATGGCCGACACGATCGTCGGGATCGGCCGCCGGATCGAGAACCTGAAGGCGGCGGTCGAGCTGGGCGCCATCGACCGGTACGTGACGGAGCCGCGCGACGGCGTGCGCGGCGCGGATTTCGTGGTGCTGGCCACGCCGGTGGACACCTACGAGCGACACCTCAAGGACTGGGGCGGGTGCCTGGAGCCGGCCGCCATCGTGAGCGACGTGGGGAGCGTGAAGGGACGGCTGGTCGAGCTGGCGGAGAACCTGATCGCCGGGCGGGCCCGGTTCGTGGGGGCCCATCCGATCGCCGGGAAGGAGAAGACCGGCGTCGCCGCCGGTTCCGCGGCCCTCTTCAAGGGCGCCCGCTGCATCCTGACCCCGACGACGCGCACCGATCTCCGTGCGCTGGAAACCGTGCGGGCGGTCTGGGAGGCGGCCGGCTCGGTCGTACTGACGATGGAGCCGTACCTCCACGATCGGGTGCTCGGTGCGGTCAGCCACCTCCCGCACGTGGCCGCCTTCTCCCTGATCAACGCCCTGACCGAAGTCCAGGAGGGCTTGGGCCCCGGCCAGGACCTGCTGGCCTTTTCGGGCGGAGGGCTGCGCGACACGACTCGCATCGCCGCCAGCTCGCCGGAGATGTGGCGCGACATCTGTCTGTGGAACCGGGAGAACTTGGTCGAGTTCATCGAGGTCTATGAGCGGCACCTGGGCCGTCTCAAACAGTTGATCAAGGCCGGGGACGGGCCAGGCATCGAGCAGGAG
- the cmk gene encoding (d)CMP kinase, with amino-acid sequence MTIDGPAGAGKSTVAKLLASRLKYLYLDTGALYRALAWKVRERGIDPAQSQAVAALLPSTKVAMEDGPGRPRISVDGRDVTEQIRTPEISRLASIVSAIPAVRDWLLPIQRQIGAAGGVVGEGRDLGTKVFPAADVKFFLDADVEVRAARRHRELAASGHVARLDETRREIQTRDTQDRSREVAPLIPAADAIVIDTSVLGVEQVVERMLAVIATRL; translated from the coding sequence GTGACGATTGACGGACCGGCCGGGGCCGGCAAGAGCACGGTGGCGAAGCTGCTCGCGTCGCGACTGAAATACCTCTACCTCGACACCGGCGCGCTCTACCGGGCCCTGGCCTGGAAGGTGCGCGAGCGGGGGATCGATCCGGCTCAGAGCCAGGCCGTGGCCGCGCTGCTCCCCTCGACCAAAGTGGCGATGGAGGACGGGCCCGGGCGCCCGCGCATTTCCGTGGACGGGCGGGACGTGACCGAACAGATTCGGACTCCGGAGATCAGCCGCCTGGCTTCCATCGTGTCCGCGATTCCGGCGGTGCGGGACTGGCTGCTCCCGATCCAGCGGCAGATCGGCGCCGCGGGCGGCGTGGTGGGGGAGGGGCGGGACCTCGGCACGAAGGTGTTCCCGGCCGCCGACGTGAAGTTCTTTCTCGACGCGGACGTGGAGGTCCGCGCCGCGCGCCGTCACCGGGAGTTGGCGGCGTCCGGACACGTCGCGCGTCTGGACGAGACGCGCCGGGAGATCCAGACCCGCGACACCCAAGATCGTTCCCGGGAGGTCGCCCCGTTGATCCCGGCGGCGGATGCCATTGTGATCGACACGTCCGTCCTGGGAGTGGAACAGGTCGTGGAGCGCATGCTGGCCGTGATCGCGACCAGGCTGTGA
- a CDS encoding lysophospholipid acyltransferase family protein, with product MSAVVYWFLWLLFGLIARVCFRYRVAGQAHVPRDGGVLVAANHGSYLDIPLLGIGIPRRVAFLGRQDLFPIPGLRWACRQLGWIPIRPDRLDREGFGKAIGLIKEGRAVVIYPEGTRTVDGRLQPGKPGIGVIVEETGCPVVPAYIEGAFQALPPRASRVRFHPVRVTFGEPIDFSKDAQQLKGKEFYRYVSRTVMERIAELGRVAPPAGPPQGRLSDPIALSGAGHGQPSAPDRCR from the coding sequence GTGAGTGCGGTTGTCTATTGGTTTCTCTGGCTGCTGTTCGGCCTGATCGCGCGGGTCTGCTTCCGGTACCGGGTGGCGGGACAGGCCCACGTTCCCAGGGACGGTGGGGTTTTGGTGGCGGCCAACCACGGCAGCTACCTGGACATTCCGCTCCTGGGCATTGGGATCCCCAGGCGGGTCGCCTTTCTGGGACGTCAGGATCTGTTTCCCATCCCGGGACTGCGGTGGGCCTGCCGACAGTTGGGCTGGATTCCGATCCGGCCGGACCGGCTGGACCGCGAGGGGTTCGGCAAGGCGATCGGGCTCATCAAGGAAGGCCGGGCGGTGGTGATCTATCCGGAGGGCACGCGCACGGTGGACGGCCGGTTGCAGCCGGGGAAGCCGGGGATCGGCGTGATCGTCGAGGAGACCGGCTGTCCGGTGGTGCCGGCCTATATCGAAGGGGCCTTCCAGGCTCTGCCGCCCAGGGCGTCCCGGGTTCGCTTCCACCCGGTCCGGGTCACCTTCGGGGAGCCGATCGACTTCTCGAAGGACGCGCAGCAGTTGAAGGGCAAGGAGTTCTATCGTTACGTGAGCCGAACCGTGATGGAACGGATCGCCGAACTGGGCCGGGTGGCCCCGCCGGCGGGCCCTCCGCAGGGACGGCTGTCCGATCCCATAGCGCTGAGTGGGGCCGGACATGGACAACCATCAGCACCCGACCGTTGTCGGTAA
- a CDS encoding VCBS repeat-containing protein, whose amino-acid sequence MPSYERHRSIFARRPRRNGILLRTGLALALALTGGCVQKDAYVPPDLFYLFATYQVGKNPTSIAAADFNQDGLTDLITTNIAHNSLSVLFGNGDGTFKEQVQIEAAKEPRALALGDYNGDGRVDLAVACSGSDQVAVFLGLANGAFGLGQRYTVNKTPVSVAGGDFNGDQKPDLAVALRNDKIKVLLGNGDGSFAEGALYEYGDTPTSIAASDLNRDGKPDLAVTNGGPMSSAVSIWLGNGDGTFQKPTDYRTGKRPLGVTFADFNNDQLTDLLVMNGEMDTFTIFLGNGNGTFQAGKEAGADAGPVYGLARDFDGDHLTDVAIVNVQSNDLSILFGRGDGTFQYPPMNYKTKGGPFAIALLSLTARQSEEPGLAVANNGTGSISIFLHRGLKAQHQPSASGHS is encoded by the coding sequence ATGCCAAGCTACGAGAGACATCGGTCGATTTTTGCCCGCCGGCCGCGCCGTAACGGGATTCTGCTGCGCACGGGGCTCGCACTGGCCCTGGCACTGACGGGCGGGTGCGTTCAAAAGGACGCCTACGTTCCCCCGGACCTCTTCTACCTGTTTGCGACCTACCAGGTCGGCAAGAACCCGACTTCGATCGCGGCGGCCGATTTCAACCAGGACGGCCTGACGGATCTCATCACCACCAACATCGCCCACAATTCCCTCTCCGTCCTCTTCGGCAACGGGGACGGGACGTTCAAGGAACAGGTTCAGATCGAGGCGGCAAAGGAGCCGCGCGCGCTGGCGCTCGGAGACTACAACGGGGACGGGCGCGTGGACTTGGCGGTGGCCTGTTCGGGCAGCGATCAGGTGGCCGTGTTCCTAGGTCTGGCGAACGGCGCATTCGGCTTGGGCCAGCGATATACGGTGAACAAGACACCGGTCTCCGTCGCCGGCGGGGACTTCAACGGAGATCAAAAGCCGGACCTCGCGGTCGCCTTACGGAACGACAAGATCAAGGTGTTGCTGGGGAACGGGGACGGTTCGTTCGCGGAAGGGGCGCTCTATGAATACGGCGACACCCCGACATCGATCGCGGCCTCCGATCTGAATCGGGACGGAAAGCCGGACCTGGCCGTCACGAACGGCGGTCCGATGAGCAGCGCGGTCTCCATCTGGCTCGGCAACGGCGACGGCACCTTTCAGAAGCCCACCGACTACCGGACCGGCAAGCGCCCCCTCGGGGTGACGTTCGCGGATTTCAACAACGACCAGCTGACCGATCTGTTGGTCATGAACGGGGAGATGGACACGTTCACGATCTTTCTCGGCAACGGCAACGGCACCTTCCAGGCCGGCAAGGAGGCCGGGGCCGATGCGGGACCGGTCTACGGCCTCGCCCGCGACTTCGACGGAGATCATCTGACCGACGTGGCGATCGTCAACGTCCAGTCGAACGACCTGTCCATCCTCTTCGGTCGCGGGGACGGCACGTTCCAATATCCTCCGATGAACTACAAGACGAAAGGCGGGCCCTTCGCGATCGCCCTGCTGAGCCTGACGGCCAGGCAGTCCGAAGAGCCGGGACTGGCCGTCGCGAACAACGGAACCGGGAGCATCTCGATCTTCCTGCATCGCGGGCTCAAGGCGCAGCACCAGCCGAGCGCGTCCGGCCATTCCTGA
- a CDS encoding D-alanyl-D-alanine carboxypeptidase family protein, producing the protein MTGFCGNLLGLACATAVMAAMAPAASRAETSPLPSYAVSHVASASAARTARIERHRALRPFHGFRYAASGVLLKDLATGRTLYEFGSDQRLSPASLTKIMSALVILEQGQLQDSATVSRKAATAHKIRLGLRSGYVFRLEDLLKAMLITSANDACLAAAEHVAGSEERFVDLMNEKAAALGLTDTHFSNACGFDGPLHYSTAADLAKLSEVALQHPVFRSLVREEAEVITALNANRTYLLRNTNRLLGRLPGVEGVKTGFTSRAGRCLIAKVSQDGKELLLVLLNARRRWNTASSLIHYGLERLDQPLPTLR; encoded by the coding sequence TTGACCGGGTTCTGCGGGAACCTGCTCGGCCTGGCTTGCGCGACAGCCGTCATGGCCGCGATGGCGCCGGCGGCGTCACGAGCCGAGACCTCCCCCCTTCCCTCTTACGCCGTATCCCACGTGGCCTCCGCGTCCGCCGCCCGGACCGCACGCATCGAACGCCACCGGGCGCTCCGGCCGTTCCACGGGTTCCGTTACGCCGCCAGCGGGGTGTTGCTCAAGGATCTGGCCACGGGCCGGACCCTGTACGAATTCGGCTCGGACCAGCGGCTCTCGCCGGCCAGCTTAACCAAGATCATGTCGGCGCTGGTGATCCTGGAGCAGGGGCAGCTCCAGGACTCCGCCACCGTGAGCCGCAAGGCGGCGACCGCGCACAAGATCCGCCTGGGGCTCCGGTCCGGCTACGTCTTCCGCCTGGAGGATCTGCTCAAGGCCATGCTGATCACGTCGGCCAACGACGCCTGCCTGGCCGCAGCGGAGCACGTGGCGGGGTCGGAGGAGCGCTTCGTGGACCTCATGAACGAAAAGGCCGCCGCGCTCGGGCTCACGGACACCCACTTCAGCAACGCCTGCGGATTCGACGGCCCGTTGCACTACTCGACGGCGGCGGATCTGGCGAAGCTCAGCGAGGTCGCTCTGCAGCACCCGGTCTTCCGATCCCTCGTGCGGGAAGAGGCGGAAGTCATCACCGCCCTCAACGCGAATCGGACCTACCTGCTCAGGAACACGAACCGGTTGCTCGGCCGCCTGCCCGGCGTGGAGGGGGTGAAAACCGGATTCACGTCGCGCGCCGGCCGGTGTCTGATTGCGAAGGTCTCTCAGGATGGAAAGGAACTGCTCCTCGTGCTTCTGAACGCCAGGCGTCGCTGGAACACCGCATCCAGTCTGATCCATTACGGGCTCGAGCGGCTGGATCAGCCGCTGCCGACCTTGCGGTAG
- the hisC gene encoding histidinol-phosphate transaminase yields the protein MALKVHPDIASLTPYVPGKPVEEVERELGIPKAVKLASNENPLGPSPKALAVLAEATGTLHRYPDGGAHRLRAALADRFKLAMDQVILGNGSDEIIGLLARAFLAPGDEAVMADVTFPIYRMEVTAAHGKPVIVPLKDWRHDLSAMAEAVTDRTRLVFVCNPNNPTGTMVGTNEVAALMARLPAHVITVFDEAYYEYVQSRDFPDSLGYVKRNRNVVVLRTFSKVYGLAGLRIGYGLTTQEIADYLNRVRPPFNANSLAQRAALAALGDEEHVARSRTLNRTEMARVRDGLAALGLRPVPSEANFLYFDAGRGGREVFEALLRKGVIVRHIQGTMVRVTIGLPEENQQFLQALTTVMKPS from the coding sequence ATGGCGCTCAAGGTTCATCCCGACATCGCCTCGTTGACGCCCTACGTGCCGGGCAAGCCGGTGGAGGAGGTCGAGCGCGAGCTCGGCATCCCGAAGGCCGTCAAGCTGGCGTCCAACGAGAATCCGCTCGGCCCTTCGCCCAAGGCCCTGGCCGTGCTGGCCGAAGCGACCGGCACGCTCCACCGCTATCCGGACGGGGGCGCCCACCGGCTGCGCGCCGCGCTGGCCGACCGCTTCAAGCTGGCCATGGATCAGGTCATCCTGGGGAACGGGTCCGACGAGATCATCGGCCTGCTCGCCCGGGCGTTCCTGGCCCCCGGAGACGAGGCGGTCATGGCCGACGTCACCTTCCCGATTTACAGGATGGAAGTGACGGCCGCCCACGGGAAGCCGGTGATCGTGCCCTTGAAGGACTGGCGGCACGATCTCTCCGCCATGGCCGAGGCGGTGACGGATCGCACGAGGCTCGTCTTCGTCTGCAATCCGAACAACCCCACCGGCACGATGGTGGGGACGAACGAGGTGGCCGCCCTGATGGCCCGGCTTCCGGCCCACGTCATCACGGTGTTCGACGAGGCCTACTACGAGTACGTGCAGAGCCGGGACTTCCCGGACAGTCTGGGGTACGTGAAGCGGAACCGGAACGTCGTGGTGCTCCGGACCTTCTCCAAGGTGTACGGGCTGGCCGGCCTCCGGATCGGCTACGGTCTGACCACCCAAGAGATCGCCGACTACCTGAACCGCGTCCGGCCGCCGTTCAACGCCAACAGCCTGGCCCAGCGGGCCGCGCTCGCGGCGCTGGGGGATGAGGAGCACGTGGCCAGGAGCCGGACGCTCAACCGGACGGAGATGGCGCGGGTCCGGGACGGGCTCGCGGCCCTGGGGCTCCGGCCCGTTCCCAGCGAAGCCAATTTTCTCTACTTCGATGCGGGGCGGGGCGGCCGGGAGGTCTTCGAGGCCCTGCTCCGAAAGGGCGTGATCGTCCGGCACATCCAGGGAACGATGGTGCGGGTGACGATCGGGTTGCCGGAAGAGAATCAGCAGTTTCTGCAGGCGCTTACCACCGTCATGAAGCCGTCATAG
- the aroF gene encoding 3-deoxy-7-phosphoheptulonate synthase, which produces MIIVLKPEATDREIDHILDRLRELGLKSHISKGEERTIIGVIGDDRILQNQPLTVFPGVESVTPILAPWKLVSREFKRENTVIDVHGVKVGGKKLAIMAGPCAVEKLELTVGIAHEVKAAGGNILRGGAYKPRTSPYSFQGLGREGLDYLLEAKRQTGLPVVSEILDPRDMELFLEKADIIQIGARNMQNFELLKEVGAYDKPVLLKRGLSATIKEFLLSAEYIMSRGNRNVMLCERGIRTFETQYRNTLDLAAVPTLKELSHLPVIVDPSHATGKWNLVAPMARAAVAAGADGLLIEVHSNPECALCDGEESIKPTKFKDLMQDLAKIAQAVGREV; this is translated from the coding sequence ATGATTATCGTGTTGAAGCCTGAAGCGACCGACCGGGAGATCGACCACATCCTCGATCGGCTCCGCGAATTAGGATTGAAATCGCACATCTCCAAGGGCGAGGAACGGACGATCATCGGCGTCATCGGCGACGACCGGATTCTCCAGAACCAGCCCTTGACCGTGTTCCCCGGGGTCGAGAGCGTGACGCCGATCCTGGCGCCGTGGAAGCTGGTCAGCCGGGAGTTCAAGCGGGAGAACACGGTCATTGACGTGCACGGAGTCAAGGTCGGCGGCAAGAAGCTGGCCATCATGGCCGGCCCCTGCGCGGTCGAGAAGCTGGAGCTGACGGTCGGCATCGCCCACGAGGTGAAGGCGGCCGGCGGCAACATCCTGCGCGGCGGAGCCTACAAGCCCCGGACCTCCCCCTACTCCTTCCAGGGACTGGGCCGCGAGGGGCTGGACTACCTCCTGGAGGCCAAGCGGCAGACCGGTCTGCCGGTGGTGAGCGAGATCCTGGACCCGCGCGACATGGAGCTGTTCCTCGAGAAGGCGGACATCATCCAGATCGGCGCGCGGAACATGCAGAACTTCGAGCTCCTGAAGGAAGTCGGGGCCTACGACAAGCCGGTCCTGCTCAAGCGCGGGCTCTCCGCCACGATCAAGGAGTTCCTCCTGTCCGCCGAGTACATCATGTCCCGCGGCAACCGCAACGTGATGCTGTGCGAGCGGGGCATCCGCACCTTCGAGACCCAGTACCGCAACACCCTCGATCTGGCCGCGGTACCGACCCTCAAGGAGCTGTCGCACCTGCCCGTCATCGTGGACCCGAGCCATGCGACCGGCAAGTGGAACCTGGTGGCGCCCATGGCCAGGGCCGCGGTTGCGGCCGGCGCCGACGGGCTGCTGATCGAGGTCCACTCCAACCCCGAATGCGCCCTGTGCGACGGGGAGGAGTCCATCAAGCCGACCAAGTTCAAGGACCTGATGCAGGACCTCGCGAAGATCGCGCAGGCCGTCGGGCGGGAAGTCTGA
- the sppA gene encoding signal peptide peptidase SppA has protein sequence MTQDSTQQPPRRFKPLRLLFWLLVAGFVLTILANVLGPDMDLSGEDRVALIRVEGVILDAHQTVSDLKRYAESPSVKAIVLRIDSPGGGVVPSQEIHDAVKRVRNKNNKAVVASMGTVAASGGYYIAAATDRIIANPGTLTGSIGVIMELANLEGLLKKIGVESVVVKSGQHKDIGSPFRKMDESDRRILQAVMDDVHRQFIEAVAEGRALDVRDVQPLADGRIFTGRQAVAAKLVDELGDLEDAIRLAGEMGGIEGEPKVVEPKRRFSIRELLESHLFGSLPRLDFQTGVSLKYLMAF, from the coding sequence ATGACCCAAGACTCCACCCAGCAGCCGCCTCGACGGTTCAAGCCTCTGCGGCTGCTCTTCTGGCTGTTGGTCGCCGGATTCGTGCTCACGATCCTGGCCAACGTCCTGGGGCCGGACATGGATCTTTCCGGCGAGGATCGCGTTGCGCTGATCCGGGTCGAGGGCGTGATCCTGGACGCCCACCAGACGGTCAGCGACCTGAAGCGGTACGCGGAAAGCCCATCGGTCAAGGCGATCGTGCTGCGGATCGACAGCCCCGGCGGCGGGGTCGTCCCCTCGCAGGAAATCCACGACGCGGTCAAGCGCGTCCGCAACAAGAACAACAAGGCGGTCGTCGCGTCCATGGGGACCGTGGCGGCCTCGGGCGGCTACTACATCGCCGCGGCGACGGACCGCATCATCGCCAATCCCGGCACGCTGACGGGCAGCATCGGCGTCATCATGGAGCTGGCGAACCTGGAGGGGCTGCTCAAGAAGATCGGCGTGGAGAGCGTGGTGGTGAAGAGCGGCCAGCACAAGGATATCGGCTCCCCGTTCAGAAAGATGGACGAGTCGGACCGGCGGATCCTGCAAGCCGTGATGGACGACGTGCACCGGCAGTTCATCGAGGCGGTCGCCGAGGGTCGGGCGTTGGACGTGCGGGACGTGCAGCCGCTGGCCGACGGGCGCATTTTCACCGGCCGGCAGGCCGTGGCGGCGAAGCTGGTCGATGAGCTGGGGGACCTGGAAGACGCGATCAGGCTCGCGGGCGAGATGGGCGGGATCGAGGGAGAGCCGAAGGTCGTGGAGCCGAAGCGGCGGTTTTCCATTCGCGAGCTGCTCGAGAGCCACCTGTTCGGGTCGCTCCCCCGGTTGGATTTCCAGACGGGAGTCAGCCTCAAATACCTGATGGCGTTCTGA